In one Sphingomonas hankookensis genomic region, the following are encoded:
- the hemE gene encoding uroporphyrinogen decarboxylase has protein sequence MRQAGRYLPEYRALRAEKGGFLALATDPEAASEVTLQPIRRFAFDGAILFSDILMIPWAMGQHLTFGPGEGPRLNPPLLDGLLAGIPGLSQGGYPFHRLDPVYETVRRTVARLPADVTMLGFAGSPWTVATYMVAGQGSKDHEASRSLAYRDPATFAGLLEAIADLTIDYLVGQIDAGVEAVQLFDSWAGSLSPAQFDDWVIGFTARIVDALHQRRPGVPVIGFPKGAGGKLPRYARETGIDAIGLDETVDPVWADAVLPPGMPVQGNLDPLALLAGGEALDGAIMRVLDAFPERPHVFNLGHGIGQHTPIAHVEALLARVRGA, from the coding sequence ATGCGACAGGCCGGACGCTATCTTCCGGAGTATCGTGCGCTCCGGGCGGAGAAGGGCGGCTTTCTCGCGCTGGCGACCGATCCGGAGGCGGCATCGGAGGTTACGCTGCAGCCGATCCGGCGGTTCGCGTTCGATGGCGCGATCCTGTTCTCCGACATCCTGATGATCCCGTGGGCGATGGGGCAGCACCTGACCTTCGGCCCCGGCGAAGGGCCGCGGCTGAACCCGCCGCTGCTCGACGGGCTGCTGGCGGGCATTCCCGGCCTGTCACAGGGCGGTTATCCCTTCCACCGGCTCGATCCGGTGTACGAGACGGTCCGGCGTACCGTGGCCCGTCTGCCGGCCGATGTGACGATGCTGGGGTTCGCCGGATCACCCTGGACCGTCGCGACCTATATGGTGGCGGGGCAGGGGTCGAAGGACCATGAAGCGAGCCGGAGCCTTGCCTATCGCGATCCGGCGACCTTTGCCGGTCTGCTGGAGGCGATTGCGGACCTGACCATCGATTATCTGGTGGGGCAGATCGATGCGGGGGTCGAAGCGGTCCAGTTGTTCGACAGCTGGGCCGGCAGCCTCAGCCCGGCGCAGTTCGACGACTGGGTGATCGGGTTTACCGCTCGGATCGTCGATGCGCTGCATCAGCGCCGGCCCGGTGTGCCGGTGATCGGTTTCCCCAAGGGCGCGGGCGGCAAGCTGCCCCGCTATGCCCGCGAGACCGGTATCGATGCGATCGGGCTGGACGAGACGGTCGACCCGGTGTGGGCCGATGCCGTCCTGCCGCCGGGAATGCCGGTGCAGGGCAATCTCGATCCACTGGCGCTGCTGGCTGGCGGAGAGGCGCTCGACGGTGCCATCATGCGCGTGCTGGACGCCTTTCCGGAACGCCCCCATGTCTTCAACCTCGGCCATGGGATCGGCCAACATACGCCGATCGCGCATGTC
- a CDS encoding pyruvate, water dikinase regulatory protein — translation MRLHLHLLSDSTGETLENIAKAALAQFDDVDTMRHFWPMVRSETHLERILAEITVNPGLVLYTLVNPAIRRMLEARCAALGLPIVAPMDAVSNALSSLLGQEAKARPGRQHSLDAAYFARVDAIQWTIAHDDGIASEDWEEADIVLAGVSRSSKTPTSIYLANRGFKTANIPIVVESPPPPILFTLKKPLVVGLTTSADRLIAIRRNRLLSLNQMPDTDYVEQDAVIRELSYARRMFADNGWPVIDVTRRSIEETAAAIITLCNDRKLEARA, via the coding sequence ATGCGACTGCACCTCCACCTCCTGTCCGACTCCACCGGCGAAACGCTGGAGAATATCGCCAAGGCGGCGCTGGCGCAGTTCGACGATGTCGACACGATGCGCCATTTCTGGCCGATGGTCCGTTCGGAAACCCATCTCGAACGCATCCTCGCCGAAATCACCGTCAATCCCGGGCTGGTGCTCTATACGCTGGTCAACCCGGCGATCCGGCGGATGCTGGAGGCGCGCTGCGCCGCACTCGGCCTGCCGATCGTCGCGCCGATGGATGCGGTCAGCAACGCGCTGTCCAGCCTGCTGGGACAGGAGGCCAAGGCGCGGCCGGGCCGTCAGCACAGCCTCGACGCCGCCTATTTCGCCCGGGTCGATGCGATCCAGTGGACCATCGCCCATGACGACGGCATCGCGTCGGAGGACTGGGAAGAGGCCGATATCGTGCTGGCCGGCGTGTCGCGTTCGTCGAAGACGCCGACGTCGATCTATCTCGCCAATCGCGGGTTCAAGACCGCGAACATTCCGATCGTGGTCGAAAGCCCGCCGCCGCCGATCCTGTTCACGCTTAAAAAGCCGCTGGTCGTCGGGCTGACCACCAGCGCCGACCGGTTGATCGCGATCCGGCGCAACCGGCTGTTGTCGCTCAACCAGATGCCCGACACCGATTATGTCGAACAGGATGCCGTGATACGCGAACTGTCCTATGCCCGGCGGATGTTCGCCGACAATGGCTGGCCGGTGATCGACGTTACCCGCCGCTCGATCGAGGAAACGGCGGCGGCGATCATCACCCTGTGCAACGACCGCAAGCTGGAGGCCCGCGCATGA
- a CDS encoding Maf family protein has translation MSFILASMSATRRAMLDAAGIPHDAMASGLDEEAAKAALAAENLKPRDLADALAEMKAMRAATRVGGAMVLGGDSVVALADGTVLDKPVDRADATAHLRALSGGRHDLFSAAVFVEGGRPVWRHIGHAKLTVRPLSDAFIDSYLDAEWPAIAGCVGCFRIEGPGVQLFDRIDGDHWTILGMPLLEIARYLRQRGKLPA, from the coding sequence ATGAGCTTCATCCTCGCCTCGATGAGCGCCACCCGCCGTGCGATGCTCGACGCGGCCGGCATTCCCCATGACGCGATGGCCAGCGGGCTGGACGAGGAAGCGGCCAAGGCGGCATTGGCGGCCGAGAACCTCAAACCCCGCGACCTCGCCGATGCGCTGGCGGAGATGAAGGCGATGCGCGCCGCCACCCGCGTCGGCGGGGCGATGGTGCTGGGTGGCGATTCGGTCGTCGCGCTGGCCGATGGCACCGTGCTCGACAAGCCGGTCGACCGCGCCGATGCCACCGCGCATCTCCGCGCCCTGTCCGGCGGACGCCACGACCTGTTCAGCGCGGCGGTCTTCGTCGAAGGGGGCCGCCCGGTGTGGCGGCATATCGGCCATGCGAAGCTGACTGTCCGGCCCTTGTCCGATGCCTTCATCGACTCCTATCTCGATGCCGAATGGCCCGCGATCGCCGGCTGTGTCGGCTGTTTTCGGATCGAGGGGCCGGGTGTGCAGCTGTTCGACCGGATCGATGGCGACCATTGGACGATCCTCGGCATGCCCTTGCTCGAAATCGCGCGCTATCTGCGCCAACGGGGAAAATTGCCCGCATGA
- a CDS encoding shikimate dehydrogenase family protein, with amino-acid sequence MKPYAEVIGDPIAHSKSPLIHGFWLDQLGLDAEYRRFHVKPDDLRAYFESRRTDPHWRGCNVTVPHKLAALDHVADPGDVRGSIGAINTVFRGEGGDWIGTNTDSAGFHAPIAGLDLTKQPVAVIGAGGAARAILFALSRLGVGRVTLLNRNPLKAAALLSTFGLKGDALPLTAPLPAAKLLVNASTLGMTGQPPLEIDLAPLPEDAVVYDAVYAPIETPLLAQAHARGLDTVDGLEMLVGQAALAFELFFGVAPPRDRDDALRERLLA; translated from the coding sequence ATGAAACCCTATGCGGAGGTGATCGGCGACCCGATCGCCCACTCCAAATCGCCGCTGATCCACGGCTTCTGGCTCGACCAGTTGGGACTCGATGCCGAGTATCGAAGGTTCCACGTGAAACCTGACGATCTCCGAGCCTATTTCGAGAGCCGCCGTACCGACCCGCACTGGCGCGGGTGCAACGTCACCGTGCCGCACAAGCTGGCCGCGCTCGACCATGTCGCCGATCCCGGCGACGTGCGCGGTTCGATCGGCGCGATCAATACCGTGTTCCGTGGCGAAGGTGGTGACTGGATCGGCACCAATACCGATTCGGCGGGGTTCCACGCCCCGATCGCCGGTCTCGACCTGACGAAACAGCCGGTCGCGGTGATCGGTGCGGGCGGCGCGGCGCGCGCGATCCTGTTCGCCTTGTCGCGGCTGGGTGTCGGACGCGTGACCTTGCTGAACCGCAATCCGCTGAAGGCAGCGGCGTTGCTGTCGACCTTCGGCCTGAAGGGCGACGCCTTGCCGCTCACCGCTCCCCTGCCTGCGGCGAAGCTGCTGGTGAATGCCAGCACGCTCGGCATGACCGGTCAGCCCCCGCTGGAAATCGACCTGGCACCGCTGCCCGAAGATGCGGTGGTATATGACGCGGTCTACGCCCCGATCGAGACACCGCTGCTGGCACAGGCCCATGCGCGCGGGCTCGATACCGTCGACGGCCTCGAAATGCTGGTCGGGCAGGCGGCACTGGCGTTCGAACTGTTCTTCGGAGTCGCCCCGCCGCGCGACCGCGACGACGCCTTGCGGGAACGGTTGCTGGCGTGA
- the coaE gene encoding dephospho-CoA kinase (Dephospho-CoA kinase (CoaE) performs the final step in coenzyme A biosynthesis.) has product MTHILGLTGSIGMGKSTVAQMFRDLGVPVFDADATVHALQGPDGALLPAIEAAFPGTTGPTGIDRPTLRERIFADPDARRRLEAIVHPAVAAERQRFLDAHREAPLVVLDVPLLFETGGDSRCDSVAVVSAAPEVQRARVLARPGMTESAFAAILATQMPDAEKRARAQHLIYTDTTLAAKRAQVAALVACMGLREGG; this is encoded by the coding sequence ATGACCCACATCCTCGGCCTCACCGGATCGATCGGCATGGGCAAGTCGACCGTCGCGCAGATGTTCCGCGACTTGGGCGTGCCGGTGTTCGATGCCGACGCCACCGTCCATGCGCTGCAAGGCCCGGACGGCGCGCTGCTGCCCGCGATCGAAGCCGCCTTCCCCGGCACCACCGGCCCGACCGGCATCGACCGCCCGACCTTACGCGAACGGATTTTCGCCGATCCGGACGCACGCCGACGCCTCGAAGCGATCGTCCATCCGGCCGTCGCAGCCGAGCGGCAACGCTTCCTCGACGCCCATCGCGAAGCCCCGCTGGTCGTGCTCGACGTCCCCCTCCTTTTCGAAACCGGCGGCGACTCGCGCTGCGATTCCGTAGCGGTCGTCTCGGCCGCACCCGAGGTTCAGCGCGCCCGCGTCCTCGCCCGCCCCGGCATGACCGAGTCGGCGTTCGCAGCGATCCTCGCCACCCAGATGCCCGACGCCGAAAAGCGCGCTCGTGCCCAACATCTTATCTACACCGATACGACACTCGCCGCGAAACGGGCGCAGGTCGCCGCGCTGGTCGCTTGCATGGGGCTCCGCGAAGGCGGATAA
- the dnaQ gene encoding DNA polymerase III subunit epsilon, whose product MREIVFDTETTGFKFSEGDRLVEIGCVELVNRVETGATFHAYFNPGRSMPKEAEAVHGLSDAFLADKPAFHTAIDDLLAFIGDSPLVAHNANFDFGFLNGELGACGRDAICLSRMVDTLAIARSRHPGAKHTLDALCVRFGIDRSRRVLHGALLDAQLLAQVYVELMGGRQIGFGLDATPTLVAEVVETVAPSRVRPPRQFSASAAELAVHAAFVGTLKDPLWGQSPT is encoded by the coding sequence ATGCGTGAAATCGTGTTCGATACCGAAACCACCGGCTTCAAATTTTCGGAAGGCGACCGACTGGTCGAAATCGGGTGTGTCGAACTGGTCAACCGGGTCGAAACCGGCGCCACCTTTCACGCCTATTTCAATCCCGGCCGATCGATGCCGAAAGAGGCGGAGGCGGTCCACGGCCTGTCCGATGCGTTCCTTGCCGACAAGCCGGCGTTCCACACCGCGATCGACGACCTGCTCGCCTTTATCGGCGACAGCCCGCTGGTCGCGCACAATGCCAATTTCGACTTCGGCTTCCTGAACGGCGAACTGGGCGCATGCGGGCGCGATGCGATCTGCCTGAGCCGCATGGTCGACACCCTCGCCATCGCGCGCAGCCGCCATCCCGGCGCCAAGCATACGCTCGACGCGCTGTGCGTCCGCTTCGGCATCGACCGCAGTCGCCGCGTGCTGCACGGCGCGCTGCTCGACGCGCAGCTGCTGGCGCAGGTCTATGTCGAGCTGATGGGCGGTCGCCAGATCGGCTTCGGCCTCGACGCCACGCCGACCCTCGTCGCGGAAGTGGTGGAGACCGTTGCCCCCTCGCGCGTCCGCCCGCCGCGCCAGTTTTCGGCCAGCGCGGCCGAACTCGCCGTCCACGCCGCGTTCGTCGGCACATTGAAGGACCCGTTATGGGGCCAGTCGCCGACCTGA
- the hpf gene encoding ribosome hibernation-promoting factor, HPF/YfiA family has protein sequence MDIRVSGHQVDTGDALKEMVQERLQGIADKYFQRAISATATFSKGPHDNGFVCDIVCHVTQGLVLKGHNSGQEAQGAFVGAADKIEKQLRRYTRRLKDRNAAQVVAMNEAGGYDNGFDNAGYTVFGGSEQEEEEVADAPLIIAETRVDVPDASVSDAVMMLDLRNTNALLFKNSGTGSFNMVYRRHDGTIGWVEPNRAA, from the coding sequence ATGGACATCCGGGTTTCGGGGCACCAGGTCGACACCGGGGACGCGCTGAAGGAGATGGTCCAGGAGCGACTCCAGGGCATCGCCGACAAATATTTCCAGCGCGCGATTTCGGCGACCGCGACGTTCAGCAAGGGTCCGCACGACAATGGCTTCGTGTGCGACATCGTCTGCCACGTCACCCAGGGCCTCGTCCTCAAGGGGCATAATAGCGGACAGGAGGCGCAGGGCGCGTTCGTCGGTGCCGCCGACAAGATCGAAAAGCAGCTGCGTCGCTACACCCGCCGCCTGAAGGACCGCAACGCCGCGCAGGTCGTGGCGATGAACGAGGCCGGCGGGTACGACAATGGCTTCGACAATGCCGGCTACACCGTGTTCGGTGGTAGCGAGCAGGAAGAGGAAGAGGTCGCCGACGCGCCCCTCATCATCGCCGAGACCCGGGTCGATGTGCCCGACGCCAGCGTGTCCGACGCGGTGATGATGCTCGACCTGCGCAACACCAACGCGCTGCTGTTCAAGAACAGCGGCACCGGATCGTTCAACATGGTCTATCGCCGCCATGACGGCACGATCGGCTGGGTCGAACCCAATCGCGCGGCCTGA
- a CDS encoding PTS sugar transporter subunit IIA, with translation MYDFHDLVTSETVLADVSAGTRKALFAHIASVAQDAAGVDPKLVADRMADREKLGTTAFGGGIAIPHARIDCPDSVFGIFVRLDRPIDFAAVDELPVDLIFALFSPLDAGSDHLKALARVSRALRDAAFRAKLRGAGSADALYALLSGVEARDAA, from the coding sequence TTGTACGATTTCCATGATCTCGTGACATCTGAAACGGTGCTGGCGGACGTGTCCGCCGGCACCCGCAAGGCATTGTTCGCGCATATCGCCTCCGTCGCGCAGGACGCGGCGGGGGTCGATCCGAAACTGGTCGCCGACCGCATGGCCGACCGTGAGAAGCTGGGCACCACCGCGTTCGGCGGCGGCATCGCCATTCCCCATGCCCGGATCGACTGTCCCGACAGCGTCTTCGGCATCTTCGTGCGGCTGGATCGCCCGATCGATTTCGCCGCGGTCGACGAATTGCCGGTCGACCTGATCTTCGCGCTGTTCTCGCCGCTGGATGCGGGCAGCGACCATCTGAAGGCTTTGGCACGGGTGTCGCGCGCGCTGCGCGACGCGGCGTTCCGGGCCAAGCTGCGCGGGGCCGGGTCGGCCGACGCGCTCTATGCGCTGCTATCGGGTGTCGAGGCGCGTGACGCAGCCTGA
- a CDS encoding PaaI family thioesterase produces MRCYRVSRRVTQPDVPAGEAAHFRALEALYAAAPINRLFDSRLEIVSAGVARIHFSIDERHFHAAGAAHGTTYFKMLDDAAFYAANSLVTDRFLLTTAFNLLLQRPLGPGQVIAEGRWVSGKRRVFIADAHLIDADGEEAARGTGTFMKSRIPLATLPGYAQP; encoded by the coding sequence ATGCGCTGCTATCGGGTGTCGAGGCGCGTGACGCAGCCTGATGTGCCCGCCGGGGAAGCGGCGCATTTCCGGGCATTGGAGGCGCTCTATGCTGCGGCGCCGATCAACCGGCTGTTCGATTCCCGGCTGGAGATCGTCTCCGCCGGGGTGGCGCGCATCCATTTCAGCATCGACGAACGCCATTTCCATGCCGCCGGCGCGGCGCATGGCACGACCTATTTCAAGATGCTCGACGACGCCGCCTTCTACGCCGCCAACAGCCTCGTGACCGATCGCTTCCTGCTGACCACCGCCTTCAACCTGCTGCTCCAGCGGCCGCTCGGCCCTGGCCAGGTCATCGCCGAAGGGCGCTGGGTATCCGGCAAGCGTCGCGTGTTCATCGCCGATGCGCATCTGATCGATGCCGATGGCGAGGAAGCGGCACGCGGCACCGGAACCTTCATGAAAAGCCGGATTCCGCTCGCCACCCTGCCCGGCTACGCCCAGCCATGA
- a CDS encoding DUF1491 family protein: protein MSDWPTALRVNAFARAVEAAGGTAMVLARGDRESGVVLLLAMDRDGTARLFERERDLDGRARIVQRKPDLVGEAALTDYWQGRRRNDPDLWVIEAIVARPEPLAAETLWAD, encoded by the coding sequence ATGAGCGACTGGCCGACGGCGCTGCGCGTCAACGCCTTCGCGCGCGCCGTCGAGGCAGCCGGCGGGACCGCCATGGTGCTGGCGCGGGGGGACCGCGAATCGGGCGTCGTGCTGCTGCTGGCGATGGATCGCGACGGCACCGCTCGCCTGTTCGAGCGCGAACGCGATCTCGACGGTCGTGCCCGGATCGTGCAGCGCAAACCCGATCTTGTGGGTGAAGCCGCGCTGACCGACTATTGGCAGGGTCGCCGCCGCAACGATCCCGATTTGTGGGTGATCGAGGCGATCGTCGCACGCCCCGAACCGCTCGCCGCTGAAACCCTGTGGGCCGATTGA
- a CDS encoding cell wall hydrolase produces MKLRFPMVVLAAMTLFAGLPAAVSAEEASPGSVTNLSVPAKVPVRFAPAQEIVQDIAAKPEPADDAVDPTDADYATLAAAVAAQPATIDDEELNCVAIGVYYESKGEPLTGQLAVADVILNRTKSGRFPASACGVLTQRSQFSFVKGGRLPDVDTSRPAWKTAVAIARIARNDLWKSPAEGALFFHARRVSPNWGKTRVASLGNHIFYR; encoded by the coding sequence ATGAAGCTGCGCTTCCCGATGGTGGTGCTTGCCGCCATGACCCTGTTCGCCGGACTGCCCGCTGCCGTATCGGCAGAGGAAGCCTCGCCCGGTTCCGTCACTAACCTGTCCGTCCCGGCAAAGGTTCCCGTCCGCTTCGCCCCTGCCCAGGAAATCGTACAGGACATTGCGGCCAAGCCCGAGCCGGCCGACGATGCGGTCGACCCGACCGATGCCGACTATGCCACGCTGGCCGCCGCCGTCGCCGCACAGCCCGCCACGATCGACGACGAAGAACTCAACTGCGTCGCGATCGGCGTCTATTATGAATCGAAGGGCGAACCGTTGACCGGCCAGCTCGCCGTCGCCGACGTCATCCTCAACCGCACCAAATCGGGCCGCTTCCCCGCCTCGGCCTGCGGCGTGCTGACCCAGCGCAGCCAGTTCTCGTTCGTGAAGGGCGGTCGCCTGCCCGATGTCGACACCAGCCGCCCGGCGTGGAAGACCGCGGTCGCCATCGCCCGCATCGCCCGCAACGACCTGTGGAAAAGTCCGGCAGAAGGCGCGCTGTTCTTCCACGCACGCCGCGTCAGCCCGAACTGGGGCAAGACCCGCGTCGCCTCGCTCGGCAACCATATCTTCTACCGCTGA
- a CDS encoding MmcB family DNA repair protein — protein sequence MASIALGARPLAPDTHPLIAAEVARGVTRMLLAHDLTAMAEVPLDGGRRADLMALDARGQIVIVEIKVSRADLLGDGKWTDYLRSCDRYFWAVPAGFDVTPLSGEAFLPERTGIIVADRYEATILREASTTPLPAHVRKRCTLAFARRAARRLIGAVDPEAIQGF from the coding sequence ATGGCCAGTATCGCCCTCGGTGCCCGACCCCTCGCCCCTGATACCCATCCGCTGATCGCGGCGGAGGTCGCGCGCGGTGTCACGCGCATGTTGCTGGCGCATGATCTGACCGCGATGGCGGAGGTTCCGCTCGACGGCGGGCGGCGTGCCGACCTGATGGCGCTCGATGCGCGCGGGCAGATCGTCATCGTCGAGATCAAGGTATCGCGCGCCGACCTGCTCGGCGACGGCAAGTGGACTGATTATCTTAGGTCTTGCGACCGCTATTTCTGGGCGGTGCCGGCCGGGTTCGACGTGACGCCGCTATCGGGCGAGGCGTTCCTGCCCGAACGTACCGGAATCATCGTCGCCGACCGCTATGAAGCGACGATCCTGCGCGAGGCGTCGACCACCCCCCTGCCCGCCCATGTCCGCAAGCGCTGCACCCTCGCCTTCGCCCGCCGCGCCGCCCGCCGCCTGATCGGCGCGGTCGACCCCGAAGCGATCCAGGGCTTTTAG
- a CDS encoding TIGR02186 family protein, translating to MRRALTLALLAPLAMGAAAPVLVPDVSTRDVQIAYSFTGAELLLFGAILYPGGRVPQGDRPADIVVVVKGPPESIVVREKEKVAGIWVNADRMRYRSAPSFYAIASARPIEQMVDERTRAIYELGLDSLQLSPAAGTSADDQARFARGFVALRERAGLYRETPNAVEITDDVLYRASITIPARVPVGKFTAETFLIRDGRVLAAAVRDIEIRKSGFERFVAIAANEASLWYGLAAVLLSVGFGWAAGALWRRF from the coding sequence ATGAGGCGCGCGCTGACCCTTGCGCTGCTGGCACCGCTGGCGATGGGCGCGGCGGCCCCGGTGCTGGTGCCCGATGTGTCGACCCGCGACGTGCAGATCGCCTATTCGTTCACCGGGGCCGAACTGCTGCTGTTCGGGGCGATCCTGTATCCCGGCGGGCGGGTGCCGCAGGGCGACCGGCCGGCGGACATCGTCGTGGTGGTGAAGGGGCCGCCCGAGTCGATCGTGGTGCGCGAAAAGGAGAAGGTGGCGGGCATCTGGGTCAATGCCGACCGGATGCGCTATCGCTCGGCCCCGTCCTTCTACGCCATCGCTTCGGCCCGACCGATCGAGCAGATGGTCGATGAGCGGACGCGCGCGATCTATGAGCTGGGGTTGGACAGCCTGCAATTGTCGCCTGCCGCCGGCACGTCGGCCGATGATCAGGCGCGGTTCGCCAGGGGGTTCGTGGCGTTGCGCGAACGCGCCGGGCTGTACCGCGAGACGCCGAACGCGGTCGAGATCACCGACGACGTGCTGTACCGCGCGTCGATTACCATTCCCGCACGGGTGCCGGTGGGCAAGTTCACCGCCGAAACCTTCCTGATCCGCGACGGGCGCGTGCTGGCGGCGGCGGTGCGCGATATCGAGATTCGCAAGTCGGGGTTCGAACGCTTCGTGGCGATCGCCGCGAACGAGGCGTCGTTGTGGTACGGATTGGCGGCGGTGTTGTTGTCGGTCGGGTTCGGCTGGGCCGCCGGGGCGCTGTGGCGGCGGTTTTGA
- a CDS encoding sulfite exporter TauE/SafE family protein: MDLYLPIANLSVNALVIVLLGGGVGFLSGMFGVGGGFLTTPLLIFYGIPPTVAAASAASQVTGASVSGVFAHLRRGGVDFRMGWVLVAGGVLGSVAGAGVFRLLQASGQIDTVIAILYVVMLGSIGGLMLKEAIGAVRVLRGAIPPRAARRRHHPLVAALPLRWRFYASGLYISPLAPLLLGFATGMLTVLLGVGGGFILVPAMLYLLGMGTRVVVGTSLFQILFVTAASTMVHALTTKAVDIVLAVLLLVGSVTGAQIGARFAQKAKPEYLRLALAIIVLAVAFRMALGLGWRPDDIYTVQPA, translated from the coding sequence ATGGATCTGTACCTCCCCATCGCCAACCTGTCGGTCAATGCGCTGGTCATCGTGCTGCTGGGCGGCGGGGTCGGGTTTCTGTCGGGCATGTTCGGGGTCGGCGGCGGGTTCCTGACCACGCCGCTGCTGATCTTCTACGGCATCCCGCCGACCGTCGCCGCCGCGTCCGCCGCCAGCCAGGTGACAGGGGCCAGCGTGTCGGGCGTGTTCGCGCATCTGCGGCGCGGCGGGGTCGATTTCCGCATGGGTTGGGTGCTGGTCGCGGGCGGCGTGCTGGGGTCGGTGGCAGGCGCGGGCGTGTTCCGCCTGCTACAAGCCAGCGGGCAGATCGATACCGTCATCGCGATCCTGTACGTGGTAATGCTGGGGTCGATCGGCGGTCTGATGCTGAAGGAAGCGATCGGCGCGGTGCGCGTGCTGCGCGGGGCGATCCCGCCGCGGGCGGCGCGGCGGCGGCACCATCCGCTGGTCGCGGCTCTCCCCTTGCGCTGGCGATTCTATGCCTCGGGGCTGTACATCTCGCCGCTCGCGCCGCTGCTGCTGGGGTTCGCCACGGGCATGCTGACCGTGCTGCTGGGGGTCGGCGGCGGGTTCATCCTGGTGCCGGCGATGCTGTACCTGCTGGGCATGGGGACGCGGGTGGTGGTCGGCACGTCGCTGTTCCAGATCCTGTTCGTCACCGCCGCATCGACGATGGTCCATGCGCTGACGACCAAGGCGGTCGATATCGTGCTGGCGGTGCTGCTGCTGGTCGGATCGGTGACCGGCGCGCAGATCGGCGCGCGGTTCGCGCAGAAGGCGAAGCCCGAATATCTCCGCCTCGCGCTGGCGATCATCGTGCTGGCGGTGGCGTTCCGCATGGCGCTGGGGCTGGGGTGGCGGCCCGACGATATCTATACGGTGCAGCCGGCATGA